The Caulobacter sp. FWC26 genome contains a region encoding:
- a CDS encoding HEPN domain-containing protein — MTDTKITEGLRPSNRVQRVLISSTSWFIGEFAGDDLLITHAWPSLGNRAARQRMLADRHARGAFVAAFLTDDYEKAPGVVVPQYAGYGEMFAAGMSVLFGKRFDAHGSLQNDGIFNLPDLSAFSTFTDPELPQNNHRPRKTLPVLLNLEEVTRLYPVWTGTRDIPALHAFDAACRFYMRALQSSEHDPEQAYLHLITAGEIISEAQYPAGGRLLDPELEALLQRIEKDLPDGKAAGSTLRKRLFEIKRRFVTTFVDYIDQPFFDGGEAEAAFWCFQPDSFKASIGAAYDLRSRFVHTGQSFAGWVEPSHRLNDVQGGQPVVNDKDLRKILERAPTILGLERATRYLILRFGQARLGLDLTPPPPPETTA, encoded by the coding sequence TTGACCGACACGAAGATCACCGAGGGGCTGCGCCCATCCAACCGCGTCCAGCGGGTCCTGATCTCATCGACCAGCTGGTTCATCGGCGAGTTCGCCGGCGATGATCTCTTGATCACCCACGCCTGGCCCAGCCTTGGAAACCGGGCGGCACGCCAGAGGATGCTGGCCGATCGCCATGCGCGCGGCGCCTTCGTGGCTGCGTTTCTGACCGACGACTACGAGAAGGCCCCAGGCGTCGTGGTCCCGCAATATGCCGGCTACGGCGAGATGTTCGCGGCCGGGATGAGCGTGCTGTTCGGCAAGCGCTTCGACGCCCATGGCTCGCTGCAGAACGATGGCATCTTCAACCTGCCCGATCTCAGCGCGTTCTCGACCTTCACCGATCCGGAGCTGCCGCAGAACAACCACCGTCCGCGCAAGACCCTGCCCGTCCTGCTGAACCTGGAAGAGGTCACCCGCCTCTATCCCGTCTGGACGGGCACGCGCGACATCCCGGCCCTGCACGCCTTCGACGCTGCGTGCCGCTTCTACATGCGCGCGCTACAGAGCAGCGAGCACGATCCCGAACAGGCCTATCTGCACCTGATCACGGCCGGCGAGATCATCTCCGAAGCCCAGTACCCGGCCGGCGGGCGGCTGCTCGACCCGGAGCTGGAGGCTCTCCTGCAGCGGATCGAGAAGGACCTGCCCGACGGCAAGGCCGCCGGCAGCACGCTGCGAAAGCGACTGTTCGAAATCAAGCGACGGTTCGTGACCACCTTCGTGGACTATATCGACCAGCCCTTCTTCGATGGGGGCGAGGCCGAGGCGGCATTCTGGTGCTTCCAGCCCGACAGCTTCAAGGCGTCCATCGGCGCGGCCTACGACCTGCGAAGCCGCTTCGTCCATACTGGCCAGTCATTCGCGGGCTGGGTCGAGCCCAGCCACCGGCTCAACGACGTCCAAGGCGGCCAGCCCGTCGTCAACGACAAAGACCTCCGCAAGATCCTGGAGCGCGCCCCGACCATCCTGGGTCTCGAGCGCGCAACCCGCTATCTGATCCTGCGCTTTGGCCAAGCGCGCCTCGGCCTCGACCTGACACCGCCCCCGCCACCCGAAACCACAGCCTAG
- a CDS encoding acyltransferase, with protein sequence MYPADLRSLTGLRIVAAAWVLVYHFRNRLGLDLERFGLIAKGYLGVDLFFILSGFILSHVYLKAWSEGRFRYGSFLWARLARLYPVHLLTLGATIVLWALGRWAGASFETQAFDPSAIPQHLVLIHAWWSTPTVQWNFPSWSISAEWFAYLLFPAAAVASIALRARPVLAVVLAIVLFFALDGIVQTFGGSLTRLTAQGGALRIVPSFAMGVALHRLGATRSMSPRLALLGTGLAVVWIVLSTALGLADRWIWPGLAALIFCLAETDKAGRATLLAAPLAVYLGEISYAVYMTHLPVDIAYFEVLDRLPAPPTGVWAWGARFGVLAVCLLVSVAVYHAVERPARRWLRENDPFRGPPV encoded by the coding sequence ATGTATCCAGCCGATCTTCGATCTCTGACCGGCCTGCGCATCGTCGCGGCCGCCTGGGTGCTCGTCTACCACTTCCGCAATCGCCTCGGTCTCGACCTCGAACGGTTCGGTCTGATCGCCAAGGGTTATCTCGGGGTCGATCTCTTCTTCATCCTGTCGGGCTTCATCCTCTCCCATGTCTATCTGAAGGCCTGGTCCGAGGGGCGCTTCCGATACGGTTCCTTCCTGTGGGCCCGCCTGGCGCGGCTCTATCCGGTGCATCTGCTGACCCTGGGCGCGACCATCGTCCTCTGGGCCCTGGGCCGCTGGGCCGGCGCCAGCTTCGAGACACAGGCCTTCGATCCCAGCGCCATCCCGCAGCATCTGGTGCTGATCCATGCCTGGTGGTCGACGCCAACCGTGCAGTGGAACTTCCCATCCTGGTCGATCTCGGCCGAATGGTTCGCCTACCTGCTGTTCCCGGCGGCGGCCGTCGCATCCATCGCCTTACGCGCGCGTCCCGTTCTGGCCGTGGTGCTGGCGATCGTCCTGTTCTTCGCGCTCGACGGGATCGTGCAGACCTTCGGCGGATCGCTGACCCGGTTGACCGCCCAGGGCGGGGCGTTGCGGATCGTGCCGTCCTTCGCCATGGGCGTGGCCCTGCATCGGTTGGGCGCGACACGGTCGATGTCGCCGAGGCTGGCGCTGCTGGGTACGGGTCTCGCGGTGGTCTGGATCGTCTTGTCCACCGCCCTGGGTCTGGCCGATCGTTGGATCTGGCCGGGCCTGGCGGCGCTGATCTTCTGCCTGGCGGAAACGGACAAGGCTGGGCGCGCCACCCTCCTGGCCGCGCCGCTGGCGGTCTATCTCGGCGAGATCTCCTACGCGGTCTACATGACCCACTTGCCGGTCGACATCGCCTATTTCGAAGTCCTGGACCGCCTGCCGGCGCCGCCGACCGGGGTCTGGGCCTGGGGCGCCAGGTTCGGGGTCCTGGCGGTGTGCCTCCTTGTGTCGGTGGCGGTCTATCACGCGGTCGAGCGACCGGCCCGGCGCTGGCTGCGGGAGAACGATCCGTTCCGCGGTCCACCAGTGTAG
- a CDS encoding DUF190 domain-containing protein, with the protein MNEDDLHILRIYLDAGATLNGVAYDAVLMARAREMDIAGAAVLRIEEAFGEAVLHGAKARDLAPEQHLIVEMVDSRAKLDALAATLEVAADVGLATIGKIQVVAYGGHRHRTGAATA; encoded by the coding sequence GTGAACGAAGACGACCTGCACATCCTGCGGATCTACCTGGACGCCGGCGCGACCCTGAACGGGGTCGCCTATGACGCGGTACTTATGGCGCGCGCCCGCGAGATGGACATCGCCGGCGCGGCGGTGCTGCGTATCGAAGAAGCCTTTGGCGAGGCGGTGCTGCACGGCGCCAAGGCCCGCGACCTGGCTCCCGAACAGCATCTGATCGTCGAGATGGTCGACAGCCGCGCCAAGCTCGACGCCTTGGCCGCGACCTTGGAAGTGGCCGCCGATGTGGGGTTGGCGACCATCGGCAAGATCCAGGTCGTCGCCTATGGCGGCCACCGACACCGCACCGGGGCCGCGACCGCCTAG
- a CDS encoding cation diffusion facilitator family transporter, giving the protein MGAGHDHGASQANGKRLAIALALTSTFLIAEVVAGIAFNSLALLSDAAHMFTDAAALAIALAAIRVGQRKPTEDFTFGYRRFEILAAAFNAILLFGVAIYVLVEGVKRILNPEPVGSVGMFIVAALGLVINLISMRLLASHKDKSLNVKGAYLEVWADMLGSLGVVVGAIVIKITGWRFVDPIVAIGIGLWVLPRTWILLKDTTRILLEGAPPGMALAGVRKAITEAPGVASVHELHLWTTGADQAVCTVHVVLTEGAQGEAVRTAIATRLETDFDLHHVTIQTEVTECGEEGRHA; this is encoded by the coding sequence ATGGGAGCTGGACACGATCACGGCGCGAGCCAGGCGAACGGCAAGCGGCTTGCCATAGCCCTGGCGCTGACCTCGACATTCCTGATCGCTGAGGTCGTCGCCGGCATCGCCTTCAACAGCCTGGCGCTGCTGTCAGACGCCGCGCACATGTTCACCGACGCCGCCGCCCTGGCCATCGCCCTGGCGGCGATCCGGGTCGGCCAGCGCAAGCCCACCGAGGACTTCACCTTCGGCTATCGGCGCTTCGAGATCCTCGCGGCGGCTTTCAACGCCATCCTGCTGTTCGGCGTCGCCATCTATGTTCTGGTCGAAGGCGTCAAGCGCATCCTCAACCCCGAGCCCGTCGGCTCGGTGGGGATGTTCATCGTCGCGGCGCTGGGCCTGGTCATCAACCTGATCTCCATGCGCCTTCTGGCCAGCCACAAGGACAAGAGCCTCAACGTCAAGGGCGCCTATCTCGAGGTCTGGGCCGATATGCTCGGCTCGCTGGGCGTGGTCGTCGGGGCCATCGTCATCAAGATCACCGGCTGGCGGTTCGTCGACCCGATCGTGGCCATCGGCATCGGCCTGTGGGTGCTGCCGCGGACCTGGATCCTTTTGAAGGACACCACCCGAATCCTCCTGGAAGGCGCGCCTCCCGGAATGGCCCTGGCCGGCGTGCGCAAGGCCATTACCGAGGCCCCTGGCGTGGCCAGCGTTCACGAGCTGCATCTGTGGACCACGGGCGCGGACCAGGCGGTCTGCACCGTCCATGTCGTGCTGACAGAGGGAGCGCAGGGCGAGGCCGTGCGCACGGCGATCGCCACCCGACTAGAGACCGACTTCGACCTGCACCACGTCACCATCCAGACCGAAGTGACCGAGTGCGGAGAGGAGGGGCGGCACGCTTAG
- the flgC gene encoding flagellar basal body rod protein FlgC, with the protein MSKPIEGGSTAIAVSGLQAQKKRIQILAENIANANSTARTPGGEPYRRQIPVFKVEPMGGDEGVVLSGVKADPKPFPQAYDPGHPAANAAGYVLLPNVNSLAESLDLKQAMKAYEANLNVLDTQDAMEKATLSILDKK; encoded by the coding sequence ATGAGTAAGCCGATCGAAGGGGGAAGCACGGCGATCGCCGTGTCGGGACTGCAAGCCCAGAAGAAGCGTATCCAGATCCTGGCCGAGAACATCGCCAACGCGAACTCGACCGCCAGAACCCCCGGCGGCGAGCCCTATCGCCGCCAGATCCCGGTGTTCAAGGTCGAGCCGATGGGCGGCGATGAGGGCGTGGTGTTGAGCGGCGTGAAAGCCGATCCCAAACCATTCCCTCAAGCCTACGACCCCGGCCACCCAGCGGCCAACGCCGCCGGTTACGTGCTGCTGCCCAACGTCAACAGCCTGGCCGAGAGCCTCGACCTCAAGCAGGCTATGAAAGCCTATGAGGCCAATCTCAACGTCCTCGATACCCAGGACGCGATGGAGAAAGCGACCCTCTCCATCCTCGACAAGAAATAG
- a CDS encoding efflux RND transporter permease subunit, which produces MIGRILDLSVRFRWAVIALVTLVAALGVYNLVRLPIDAVPDITNKQVQINTVSGTLAPAEVEKLVTFPVETAMAGIPGLESTRSISRNGFSQVTIVFKEKTDIYFARQQVAERLTQVRQSLPAGAEPAMGPISSGLGEVLMWTVAFEHPGGKGAKVTEGSPGWQSDGSYLTSTGERLSDPTAQAAFLREVQDWIVRPQMRSVAGVAGVDSIGGFEKQFIVQPDPTRMASVGVSFNDLAKALEAANLAVGANFVEKGGEAFLVRADARVRTVDEIANATVAAREGVSIRVRDVATVKLGGALRTGAASENGEEVVVGTVLMLTGENSRTVAGASAEKLTEVAKSLPVGVKVQVVYDRSKLVGATIKTVEKNLTEGALLVIVVLFLLLGNFRAALITALVIPLSMLMTAIGMNKLGVSGNLMSLGALDFGLIVDGAVIIVENALRRLAERQHHEGRLLTLSERLGETREAAREMISPTVYGQAIILLVYAPLLTFTGVEGKTFSPMAITVMLALAGAFVLSLTFIPAMIALLINGKVAEKEVAPVRWTKSRYEPLLHKVVAKPWPVIGGAVALFVLAAVTFGFLGREFTPQLDEKDMAVQALRIPSTSLEQSLRMQRRIERVVAGFPEVAFVYSKTGTAEVASDPMPPNASDAFIILKPKDEWPNKNETKAELIGRIENKLEGLTGNAYEFSQPIQMRFNELIAGVRGDVAIKVYGDDLDAMSRTAEEIATVLRTVKGAADVKVEQTSGFPTLDVQLDRDAIGRLGLTVEEVADTLAVAMGGREAGLVFQGDRRFDVVVRLPDASRNDLDAVGALPVMLPERAGGGARASVPLRDVAKFSYSEGLNQVSRENGKRRVVVQSNVRGADLGSFVTQAQQKVDAQVKLPAGSWLVWGGQYENLKAAQGRLALVVPLCFLLIFGLLYMALGGIAPAAAVFSAIPLALAGGVFGLALRGIPFSVSAAVGFIALSGVAVLNGLVMMTAIRQRLATGMPLEKAIIDGAMERLRPVMMTGLVASLGFVPMALATGTGAEVQRPLATVVIGGLITATALTLFVLPAICRFVLRKAEIRRPADA; this is translated from the coding sequence ATGATCGGCCGTATCCTCGACCTTTCGGTCCGCTTCCGGTGGGCCGTCATCGCCCTGGTCACGCTGGTCGCGGCCCTAGGCGTCTACAACCTCGTGCGCCTGCCGATCGACGCGGTGCCCGACATCACCAACAAGCAGGTCCAGATCAACACCGTCTCGGGAACCCTGGCCCCGGCCGAGGTGGAAAAGCTCGTCACCTTCCCGGTGGAGACGGCCATGGCCGGCATCCCTGGCCTGGAGTCCACGCGCTCGATCTCGCGCAACGGCTTTTCCCAGGTGACGATCGTCTTCAAGGAAAAGACCGACATCTACTTCGCCCGCCAGCAGGTGGCCGAGCGCCTGACCCAGGTGCGCCAAAGCCTGCCGGCCGGAGCCGAACCGGCCATGGGCCCGATCTCCTCGGGTCTGGGCGAGGTCCTGATGTGGACCGTGGCCTTCGAGCATCCGGGCGGCAAGGGCGCCAAGGTCACCGAAGGTTCGCCCGGCTGGCAGAGCGACGGGTCCTACCTGACCTCGACGGGGGAGCGGCTTTCCGATCCCACGGCCCAGGCGGCGTTCCTGCGCGAAGTGCAGGACTGGATCGTCCGGCCCCAGATGCGCTCGGTCGCGGGTGTGGCCGGTGTCGACTCCATCGGCGGCTTCGAAAAGCAGTTCATCGTCCAGCCCGATCCGACCCGCATGGCCTCGGTCGGCGTCTCGTTCAACGACCTGGCCAAAGCCCTGGAGGCGGCGAACCTCGCCGTCGGCGCCAACTTCGTCGAGAAGGGCGGGGAAGCCTTCCTCGTTCGCGCCGACGCCCGCGTCCGCACGGTCGACGAGATCGCCAACGCCACGGTCGCGGCGCGTGAAGGTGTCTCGATCCGCGTGCGTGACGTCGCCACCGTCAAGCTCGGCGGCGCCCTGCGCACCGGTGCGGCTTCGGAGAACGGCGAAGAGGTCGTTGTCGGCACCGTGCTGATGCTGACCGGCGAGAACAGCCGCACCGTCGCGGGCGCCTCGGCCGAGAAGCTGACCGAGGTGGCCAAGAGTCTGCCGGTCGGCGTGAAGGTCCAGGTGGTCTACGACCGCTCCAAGCTGGTCGGCGCGACCATCAAGACCGTCGAAAAGAACCTGACCGAAGGCGCTCTGCTTGTCATCGTGGTGCTGTTCCTGCTGCTCGGGAACTTCCGCGCCGCCCTGATCACCGCCCTGGTCATCCCGCTGTCGATGCTGATGACCGCCATCGGCATGAACAAGCTGGGCGTCTCGGGCAATCTGATGAGCCTGGGCGCGCTGGACTTTGGTCTGATCGTCGACGGCGCCGTGATCATCGTCGAAAACGCCTTGCGGCGCCTGGCCGAGCGCCAGCACCACGAGGGCCGTCTCCTGACGCTGTCCGAGCGCCTGGGCGAAACCCGCGAAGCCGCCCGCGAGATGATCTCGCCCACCGTCTATGGCCAGGCGATCATCCTCCTGGTCTACGCCCCACTGCTGACCTTCACCGGCGTGGAGGGCAAGACCTTCTCGCCGATGGCCATCACCGTGATGCTGGCCCTGGCCGGCGCCTTCGTGCTGTCGCTGACCTTCATCCCGGCCATGATCGCCCTGTTGATCAACGGCAAGGTGGCCGAGAAGGAAGTCGCGCCGGTCCGCTGGACCAAGTCCCGCTATGAGCCGCTGCTGCACAAGGTCGTGGCCAAGCCCTGGCCGGTGATCGGCGGCGCGGTGGCGCTCTTTGTCCTGGCCGCCGTGACCTTCGGGTTCCTGGGCCGGGAGTTCACGCCTCAGCTCGACGAGAAGGACATGGCCGTCCAGGCCCTGCGCATCCCGTCGACCTCGCTGGAGCAGTCGCTGCGCATGCAGCGCCGGATCGAGCGCGTCGTGGCGGGTTTCCCCGAAGTGGCCTTCGTCTACTCCAAGACCGGCACGGCCGAGGTCGCCAGCGACCCCATGCCGCCCAATGCCTCGGACGCCTTCATCATCCTCAAGCCCAAGGACGAATGGCCCAATAAGAATGAGACCAAAGCCGAGCTGATCGGCCGCATCGAGAACAAGCTGGAAGGCCTGACGGGCAACGCCTACGAGTTCAGCCAGCCGATCCAGATGCGCTTCAACGAGCTGATCGCCGGCGTGCGCGGCGACGTGGCGATCAAGGTTTATGGCGACGATCTCGACGCCATGAGCCGCACCGCCGAAGAGATCGCCACGGTCCTGCGGACGGTGAAGGGCGCGGCGGACGTCAAGGTCGAGCAGACCTCGGGCTTCCCGACCCTGGACGTCCAGCTCGATCGCGACGCCATCGGTCGCCTCGGCCTGACGGTCGAGGAGGTCGCCGACACCCTGGCCGTGGCCATGGGCGGCCGCGAGGCCGGCCTGGTCTTCCAGGGCGACCGACGCTTCGACGTGGTGGTCCGCTTGCCGGACGCCAGCCGCAACGACCTGGACGCCGTCGGCGCCCTGCCGGTCATGCTGCCTGAGCGGGCAGGGGGCGGCGCCCGCGCCTCGGTGCCTCTGCGCGACGTGGCCAAGTTCTCCTATTCGGAAGGCCTCAACCAGGTCAGCCGCGAGAACGGCAAGCGTCGCGTCGTGGTCCAGTCGAATGTTCGCGGCGCGGACCTGGGCTCGTTCGTCACGCAGGCCCAGCAGAAGGTCGATGCGCAGGTCAAGCTGCCGGCCGGCTCCTGGCTGGTCTGGGGTGGTCAGTACGAGAATCTGAAGGCCGCCCAAGGCCGCCTGGCGCTCGTGGTCCCGCTCTGCTTCCTGCTGATCTTCGGCCTGCTCTACATGGCCCTGGGCGGCATCGCGCCGGCCGCGGCCGTGTTCTCGGCGATCCCGCTGGCCCTGGCCGGCGGCGTCTTCGGCCTGGCCTTGCGCGGGATCCCGTTCTCCGTCTCGGCCGCCGTCGGCTTCATCGCGCTCTCGGGCGTGGCGGTGCTGAACGGCCTGGTCATGATGACCGCCATCCGACAGCGCCTCGCCACCGGCATGCCGCTGGAGAAGGCGATCATCGACGGGGCCATGGAGCGGCTGCGGCCGGTGATGATGACCGGTCTGGTCGCCTCGCTGGGCTTCGTGCCCATGGCCCTGGCGACCGGCACCGGCGCGGAGGTCCAGCGTCCGCTGGCCACCGTCGTCATCGGCGGGCTGATCACCGCCACGGCCCTCACGCTCTTCGTCCTGCCGGCGATCTGCCGCTTCGTCCTGCGTAAGGCCGAAATCCGGAGACCCGCCGACGCCTAA